The following are from one region of the Quercus robur chromosome 1, dhQueRobu3.1, whole genome shotgun sequence genome:
- the LOC126714120 gene encoding WUSCHEL-related homeobox 3, with product MSPAASSRWCPTPEQLMILEEMYRSGIRTPNASQIQKITTHLSFYGKIEGKNVFYWFQNHKARDRQKLRRKLTRQLQLQQQQQQQQQQLYYYQLNQQNHQFQGYLDYSTGSSTLPQFPYDISNSFLPQGGGGVASTQVMNYTWKEDIPQRLEMEKMYGHDWMMMETGPSSPPCARPLQTLELFPITATNLKEEGTTSKQF from the exons aTGTCCCCAGCAGCCTCTTCAAGATGGTGCCCAACCCCAGAGCAACTCATGATCTTGGAAGAGATGTACAGAAGTGGGATTAGAACTCCCAATGCTTCTCAGATACAAAAGATCACAACCCACCTCTCTTTCTATGGCAAGATTGAAGGCAAGAATGTGTTCTACTGGTTTCAGAACCACAAGGCAAGGGACAGACAGAAACTCAGAAGGAAACTCACTAGGCAATTGCAGctacagcagcagcagcaacaacaacaacagcaactttattattatcaactCAATCAGCAAAACCACCAATTTCAAGGCTACCTCGACTACTCTACTGGTTCTTCTACTCTTCCACAATTTCCTTATGACATTTCAAATAGCTTTCTTCCTCAG GGAGGAGGTGGAGTTGCATCTACACAAGTGATGAACTACACGTGGAAGGAGGATATTCCACAGAGGTTGGAGATGGAGAAAATGTACGGCCATGATTGGATGATGATGGAAACGGGTCCAAGTTCTCCACCTTGCGCTAGACCCCTCCAGACTCTAGAACTCTTCCCTATCACAGCCACTAATCTCAAAGAAGAGGGCACCACATCAAAGCAATTCTAA
- the LOC126732789 gene encoding embryo-specific protein ATS3A-like, protein MRNCSASFLTCCVLLLASLAGGESLPPEKKNNCTYLVTIETTCTLGAETSSHVSLRFGDTNSNDILVRHLNSKHVRRVDPLDPVVLDDIPRKPFQACMIDEFQVMGQCVESPICYLYLKLTGTDDWRPGFAQVQVLEGSHLSSNYFFFRRYLPRHVWHGLDVCDREVTPFGIKHKRKVFVKKPSKF, encoded by the exons atgaggaATTGCAGTGCATCGTTCTTGACGTGTTGTGTGTTATTGCTTGCTTCACTCGCCGGAGGTGAAAGTCTACCACCAGAAAAGAAG AATAACTGTACCTACTTGGTCACAATAGAGACAACTTGCACCTTGGGTGCCGAAACCTCAAGCCATGTTAGCCTAAGATTTGGTGATACAAACTCTAATGACATATTGGTTCGCCATCTAAATTCCAAGCACGTAAGGAGGGTGGATCCATTAGACCCTGTGGTCCTTGACGACATTCCTAGGAAACCATTTCAAGCTTGCATGATAGATGAATTTCAAGTAATGGGTCAATGCGTGGAGTCCCCCATTTGCTACCTATACCTGAAATTGACCGGAACCGACGATTGGCGACCTGGTTTTGCACAAGTTCAAGTGCTAGAAGGGTCTCATCTTAGCTcgaattatttcttttttcgcCGATACTTGCCAAGACATGTATGGCATGGTTTGGATGTGTGTGATAGGGAGGTCACCCCTTTTGGGATCAAGCACAAGAGGAAGGTTTTTGTAAAGAAGCCATCTAAGTTCTaa